GTACCGACGCGACGAACGCCGTCTCAGCACTTATGTTGCCTGGTACGGTCGTTGTTCACATGGCACTCAGAACGAGCGACGAGTTCGTCGACGGACTGTCGGACGGTCGGGAGGTCTACTACGGCGGAGCGCGAGTCGAGGACGTCACGACGCATCCAGTCCTCTCGACTTCGGTCGAACACGCCGCCTCGGAGTTCGACGCGCAGTTCGACGCCCCTGACGTGTTCGTCACCGAACGTGATGGAGAGCGCTTCTCCCGGTACTTCGAACCGGTCGAGGACCAAGGCACACTCGAGCGACGGCGGCGTCTCGTCCGTGAGAGCACCTGCCAGTCCGACGGGGTGTTCAACTGCATCCGAGCTATCGGTAGCGACGGGTTGCACGCGCTTGCGGCCGTTCTCCCGGCCGTAGACGAGCGACAGGGGACTGCGTACACTACGCGTCTACGCTCGCAACTCGAGCGGGTTCGTCGGGCGGACCTGGGAGTGGCCGTTGCGATGACCGACGCGAAGGGTGATCGGAGCAAACGGCCGTCGGAGCAGACGGTTGCCGACACGTATGTCAGGGTTGTCGAACGCCGTCCGGACGGTATCGTGATTCGGGGTGCGAAAGTCCACACGTCTCACGGGCCGGTGAGCGACGAACTACTCGTCCTCCCCGGACGGGGACTCGCAGCGGACGAAGAGGACTTCGCCGTCGCCTGTCTCGTTCCTTGCGAAGCGTCGGGACTTCGGTTCGTCTGTCGCCGGAGTTGGGGGGACGTCGACGCACGGGACGCACCGGTGAGCAGTCGTCGGGACGAGATCGAATCGGTGACGCTCTTCGACGATGTCTTCGTCCCCGCAGAGCGGGTCTTCCTCGATGGGTACCCGAACGCCGCGGGAGAGGTGGTTGAGGCGTTCGCGACCTACCACCGGTTCACCGCGCTCTGCTACCGCCCGGAGTTCGTCGACCTCCTCCTTGGCGTCGTAGAGTTACTCGCCGAGTCGAACGGTCTCTCGGACGCACGGGGCGTCCGCCGGGCGCGGACGGACCTCATCGAGTACATCGAGACGGTGCGAGGACTAGCGGTTGCGGCGGCCGCAACACCGGCGATTCGTAATGGTCGGTACCTTCCGAACCCGACCTACTGCAACGTCGGGAAGCACCGATTTGCGAGCGAGTACCACGACGTCTGCCGGACGGTCCAGGATATTGCGGGAGGCCTCGCGGTCACCGTCCCGCCCGTGGCAGCGTTCGACGACGATACTGTTGGCGAGACGCTCACGGACGTCCTTGGTGGCTCTGACGGGTGGGACGGTCGGAGACGTCGGGCACTGTTCGCGCTCGTGAGCGACCTCACCGTCAGCCGGTTCGCCGGTTGGCAAGAGGTCCTCAGCCTCCACGGGGAAGGGTCGCTCGCTGCCCAGCGACGGTCGATG
Above is a window of Halomarina ordinaria DNA encoding:
- a CDS encoding 4-hydroxyphenylacetate 3-hydroxylase N-terminal domain-containing protein, coding for MISAPRSPRMRVAKGPESICVQSMIRVPASGVGRSVVSIGRSTVESLLTFGTYGTDATNAVSALMLPGTVVVHMALRTSDEFVDGLSDGREVYYGGARVEDVTTHPVLSTSVEHAASEFDAQFDAPDVFVTERDGERFSRYFEPVEDQGTLERRRRLVRESTCQSDGVFNCIRAIGSDGLHALAAVLPAVDERQGTAYTTRLRSQLERVRRADLGVAVAMTDAKGDRSKRPSEQTVADTYVRVVERRPDGIVIRGAKVHTSHGPVSDELLVLPGRGLAADEEDFAVACLVPCEASGLRFVCRRSWGDVDARDAPVSSRRDEIESVTLFDDVFVPAERVFLDGYPNAAGEVVEAFATYHRFTALCYRPEFVDLLLGVVELLAESNGLSDARGVRRARTDLIEYIETVRGLAVAAAATPAIRNGRYLPNPTYCNVGKHRFASEYHDVCRTVQDIAGGLAVTVPPVAAFDDDTVGETLTDVLGGSDGWDGRRRRALFALVSDLTVSRFAGWQEVLSLHGEGSLAAQRRSMHAAYDRAAATDRARVLLDRAVGTENNTPGGGSEAPSRNNR